The window TTCGTAGCGCTCGGCTCCGCGCTCGGCGAGAAGACTGCCGAGGTCGAACTCCTGGGACTCACTGGTGGTCATTCCTGTTTCTCCTTGGGCGCCTGTTTCCCGGCCGCCGGCTTCCCGGCCGCCTGCCGCTTCGACGTGCGCTGCCCGTCGGCCTGCGCCTTCCGCACGCGCTTCGTGGCGGCCTGCCCGCCGGGGGCCCGCGCCGTGACCGCCGGTTCGGCGTCCGTGACCGCCGCGCCCGCTTCCCGTGTGGCCAGGCTCGCGCCGATCCGGCCCGCGATCTCGACGGGCGTCAGACCGATGTCGGCCAGCACCTCGCCCCGCTTGGCGTGTGCGAGGAACTGCTCGGGGATCCCGAACCGCCGTATCGGCACGTCGACTTCGGCGTCGCCCAGGGCGAGCGCGACCGCCGCGCCCACTCCGGAGGCCCGGCTGTTGTCCTCGACGACGGCGACCATGCGGTGGCCGGCGGCGAGGCCGGGCAGCGCGGGGTCCACGGGCTTGACCCACCGCGGGTCGACCACCGTGCAGCCGATGCCCCGGGCCTCCAGGAGTTCGGCCGCCCGCAGACACACCGGGGCCATCACTCCCACGGCGACGAGGAGGACGTCGGGCCGCGCGCCGCGGTGCAGCACGTCCACACCGCCCACCCTGTCGACCGCTGGCACCGCGGGCCCCACCGACTCCTTGGGGAAGCGGATCAGTGTGGGGGCGTCGTCCACGGCGACCGCCTCGCGCAGTTGGGCGCGCAGTTGGTCGGCGTCACGCGGCGCGGCGATCCGGAGCCCCGGCACGACCTGGAGGACGGACAGGTCCCACATGCCGTTGTGCGACGCTCCGTCGACTCCCGTGACTCCGGCGCGGTCCAGCACGAAGGTCACCCCGCAGCGGTGCAGCGCGACATCCATGAGGAGCTGGTCGAAGGCCCGGTTGAGGAAGGTCGCGTACACCGCGACGACCGGATGCAGTCCGCCCGTCGCGAGCCCGGCCGCGGACACCGCGGCGTGCTGCTCGGCGATACCGACGTCCCACACCCGGTCGGGGAACCTCTCCGCGAACTTCGCGAGGCCCACCGGATGCAGCATGGCCGCGGTGATCGCCACGACGTCCGCGCGTTCCTCTCCGATGCGCACGATCTCGTCGCCGAACACCGAGGTCCAGGAGGGGCCGTTGGAGGGCGCGAGCGGCTCACAGGTGAGCGGGTCCATCACGCCGACGGTGTGGAAGTGGTCCTCCTCGTGTGCGACGGCGGGTTCGTATCCGCGCCCCTTCTCCGTCAGGCAGTGGATGAGTACGGGCCCGTGGAAGCGCTTCGCGCGCCGCAGCGCCGACTCGACCGCGCCCACGTCGTGCCCGTCGATCGGCCCGACGTACTTCAGCCCCAGGTCCTCGAACATGCCCTGCGGCGCGAAAGCGTCCTTGAACCCCTTCTTCGCGCCGTGCAGGGACTCGAAGAGGGTGCCGCCGACGACAGGCATGCTCAGCAGGACGTCCTTGCCCCAGGCCAGGACCTTCTCGTAGCTGTCGGTGGTCCGCAGCGTCGCCAGGTGGTTCGCGAGACCGCCTATGGTCGGCGCGTACGAGCGTTCGTTGTCGTTGACGACGATGATCAGCGGCCGGTCCTTGGCGGCGGCGATGTTGTTCAACGCCTCCCACGCCATGCCGCCGGTGAGCGCGCCGTCGCCGATGACCGCGACGACGTGCCCCTTCTCCCCCTGTACCTGGCGGGCCTTGGCGAGTCCGTCGGCCCAGCCGAGCGCGGTGGACGCGTGGCTGTTCTCGATGACGTCGTGCTCGGACTCCGCGCGAGACGGGTAGCCGGAGAGGCCGCCCTTGCCCCGCAGCTTGGAGAAGTCCTGACGCCCTGTCAGCAATTTGTGTACGTAGCTCTGGTGGCCGGTGTCCCACAGAATGCGGTCGACGGGCGACTCGAAGACCCGGTGGAGCGCGATGGAGAGTTCCACCACCCCCAGGTTGGGCCCCAGATGACCGCCGGTCCTGGCGACCGCGTGCACCAGGAACTCCCGGATCTCGTCGCCCAGTTGGCCTATCTCCGTCTCGGACAGCGCCTTCAGGTCGCGTGGTCCCCGGATGCTCTCCAGAATTGTCACGCTCGGGCCCCCTCTCGGTCTGTGCTGCTACTGACTCGCGGTGACGGAGGGCTGCCCCGGCACCGTGACCTCCGGCTCGCCTGACGCGACGCCGTCCGCCTCCATCTGTGCGGCGATCTTCATCGCCTCGTCGATGAGGGTCTCCACGATCTTCGACTCGGGCACCGTCCGGATGACCTCGCCCTTGACGAAGATCTGCCCCTTGCCGTTGCCGGAGGCGACCCCCAGGTCCGCCTCCCGCGCCTCGCCCGGGCCGTTGACGACGCAGCCCATGACCGCGACGCGCAGGGGCACTTCCATGCCCTCCAGTCCGGCCGTGACCTCGTCGGCGAGCTTGTAGACGTCGACCTGGGCCCGCCCGCAGGACGGACACGACACGATCTCCAGCCTCCGCTGCCGCAGTCCCAGCGACTCCAGGATCTGCATGCCGACCTTGCACTCCTCGGCGGGCGGCGCGCTCAGGGACACCCGGATGGTGTCGCCGATGCCCTCGGAGAGCAACGCCCCGAACGCCACCGCGGACTTGATCGTCCCCTGGAAGGCCGGCCCCGCCTCGGTCACGCCGAGATGCAGCGGGTAGTCGCACTGGGCCGCCAGTTGCCGGTAGGCGTTGACCATGACGACCGGGTCGTTGTGCTTGACCGAGATCTTGATGTCCTGGAATCCGTGCTCCTCGAAGAGCGAGGCCTCCCACAGCGCCGACTCGACCAGCGCCTCGGGCGTCGCCCTGCCGTACTTCTGGAGCAGGCGCCGGTCCAGCGAACCGGCGTTGACCCCGATCCGGATCGGCGTGCCGTGGTCCTTCGCGGCCCGAGCGATCTCCTTCACCTTGTCGTCGAACTGCTTGATGTTGCCGGGGTTCACCCGTACCGCCGCGCAGCCCGCCTCGATCGCGGCGAACACGTACTTCGGCTGGAAGTGGATGTCCGCGATCACCGGGAGCTGCGACTTGCGCGCGATGGTGGCGAGCGCGTCCGCGTCGTCCTGCGTGGGGCAGGCGACGCGGACGATCTGGCAGCCGGACGCGGTGAGTTCGGCGATCTGCTGGAGGGTGGCGCCGATGTCCGACGTACGCGTCGTCGTCATCGACTGCACCGACACGGGCGCCCCGCCACCGACCGCCACCGGCCCGACCTGGATCCGCCGCGAGACACGGCGCTCCGCGATCGGCCGGACCGGCACCTCGGGCAGCCCCAGGGAGACGGCGCTCACGTCGTCACCCGCGGTTTCCGGAGACGGTCTCGCGGGCGGCCCTCAGGGACTCCTTGAGGGAACCCATGGTGGCCAGGACCGCGGTCGGCTCGTAGCCGCAGTGCGCCATGCAGTTGGCGCAGCGCGGGTCCTTGCCGCGACCGTACGCGTCCCAGTCGGTGTCCTCGACGAGCTCCCTGTACGTCGTGACGTACCCGTCGCTCATCAGGTAGCAGGGCTTCTGCCAGCCGAAGAGCGAGTAGTTGGGGATCGCCCACGCCGTGCACGGGAAGTCGACCTTGCCCTCCAGGAAGTCCAGGAAGAGCGGGGAGTGGTTGAGCCGCCAGCGCCGCCGGTTGCCGCCCCCGAAAGCCTTCTTGAACAGTTCCCGGGTCTGCTCGACGCCCAGGAAGTGCTCCTGGTCGGGCGCCTTCTCGTAGGCGTAGGCGGGCGAGATCATCATCTCGTCGACCTGGAGGTCGTCGTTGAGGAAGTCGAGCACCTCGATGATCGTCTGCGGGGTGTCGGTATTGAAGAAGGTCGAGTTGGTGGTCACCCGGAAGCCGCGCTTCTTGGCCTCCTTGATGGCCTCCACGGCCTCGTCGAACACTCCCTCCTTGGCGACGGACTCGTCGTGCCGCTCCCGCAGGCCGTCGATGTGCACGGCGAACGCGAAGTAGGGGGACGGCGTGAACTTGTCCATCTTCTTGCGCATCAGCATGGCGTTGGTGCACAGGAAGACGTACTTCTTCCGGGCCACCAGCTGCCGTACGATCTCGTCGATCTTCGGGTGCATCAGAGGCTCGCCGCCGGCGATGGACACCATCGGCGCCCCGGACTCCAGCACCGCCCCGACGGCCTGGGCCACCGGCATGCGCTGTTTGAGCACTCCGGCCGGGTGCTGGATCTTGCCGCAGCCCTCGCATGCCAGATTGCAGGCGTAGAGCGGTTCAAGCTCGACGATCAGCGGAAACTTCTCCCGCTTGCGCAGTTTCTGTTCGAAGAGATACGTCGCGACCTTGATGGTCTGGCGGAGCGGCATGGCCATCTGGCTCACCTCCTGGGGAGCAGCAAAGAACGGTGCCATTCGAAGAAAGCGGGTAGAACGGCACGAAGAACACGGAAGGCTGATATTCCACCGCGCACCGTGCCGATCCGGACGAGTTCATGTTCTGGAGCGTCCACGACCACCCGTACGGCCGCAACCGGGCGCACGCCCGCGCGGACGGCGCGGTGAAGCGTGGCCGCCGACTCCATGTCGACCGCGATCGCGCCGGTCGCGAGCAGATCCGACCGTTCCTGGCCGCGCACGACGTGATCGGAACCGGTGAGGGGTCCCGTGTGGACGGTGCGCCCGGGCACGGCACGCATCAGTTCCTTGACCAGCAGGTCGGCTCCCACACACGGCGTGGTGCCGCGTGGGTCCCGGGTCTCCTCGGCGACGACCAGGTCTCCCGGGTGCATACCGGGGGCGAGCCCGGCACAGAAGCCCGTGGCCAGGACGGCCGCACCCTGCAGAGAGGGACCGGCCAGGGCCCGGCCGACCGCCCGCTCGGCGGCCTTGGGCCCCATGCCCGTACGCAGCACGGTGACCGGGCCGTCGGCCCCGCCGCGGCTGCCGCCGGTGCGCAGGGCGAGGTGCTCGATGCCGAGCGCGCAGGCGATCAGCAGCGGGGCGGCGGCCGGTGTGCCGGTCATCCGCTCCCCCTGCCCGCCGGGCCGCGCGGACCGGCGAAGGGTTCGCCGTTGACGTACCGGCCGAGCGCGGTGAGCGGGAAGACCTGGCGGTAGAGGTGGTAGTTGATCGAGAAGTCCCACGGGAACCCGGTGCCGGTGAAGTACGGCTCGTCCCAGGAGCCGTCCGCCAGCTGGGTCTCCGCGAGCCAGGCGACACCACGCTCGGCGGCCTTGGAGTCCCGCTCCCCGGCCGCGAGCAGCGCCAACAGCGCCCACCCGGTCTGGGACGCGGTCGACGCGCCCCGCCCGCTCCACTCGGCGGCGTCGTGGTAGGAGCGCAGGTCCTCGCCCCAGCCGCCGTCGTCGTTCTGCACGGTCTCCAGCCAGGCGACCGCCCGACGGATCGCGGGATGCGAGGCGGGCAGTCCGGCTGCCACCAGGGCGGGCACCACCGACCCTGTCCCATAGACGTAGTTGACGCCCCAGCGGCCGAACCAGGAGCCGTTCGCCTCCTGTTCGGCGAGCAGCCACTCGATACCGCGGCGGGTGCGCGGGTCGTGGGCCAGCCCTTCGACGGCGAGCATCTCCACGACGTGTGCGGTGACGTCGGCGGACGGCGGGTCGATGACCTCGCCGAAGTCGCAGAACGGCAGCCGGTTGGGGAAGGGGCTGGTGTTGTCGACGTCGAAGGCGCCCCACGCGCCGTTCTTGGACTGCATGCCGAGGTTCCAGCGCACCCCGCGCCCGATGGCCTTCTCCACTCGCTCCGGGTCGTGGTGCTTGACCCGGCGCAGCGCGAGGACCACCTCGGCGGTGTCGTCGATGTCCGGGTAGTTGTCGTTGTGGAACTCGAACGCCCAGCCTCCGGGCGCGAGTCCGGGCCGCTTGACCGCCCAGTCGCCGGGTCGGACGATCTCCTCTCCGAGCATCCAGTCCGCGGCCCTCACCAGCTGCGGATGATCGGCGGGCACGCCCGCGTCGGCGAGCGCGATGGTCGCGAGGCAGGTGTCCCAGACCGGTGACTGGCAGGCCTCGATCATCCGGGCCCCGTCCTCGCGCCAGACGGTGAAGCGGTCGAGGGACGCCAGCCCCTCGCGCATCACCGGGTGTTGTAGGTCGTAGCCCAGCAGGTGCAGGGCGATGATCGAGTACACGGCGGGCGGCTGGATGCCACCCCAGCAGCCGTCGTTCTCCTGGCGCTCGATGATCCAGCGGGCCGCGGTGTTCATCGCGGCTCTGCGGAGCCGGCGCGGGGCGACCTTGCGGTAGACGTGCAGGGCCTTGTCGAGCCGCTGGAAGGCTCCGTCCCAACTCGCCACCGGGGCGAGGGGCTTGACCGGGTTGGGGTCACGGTGGTCGGTGTGCAGCTCGTCCAGCGCGAAGGGCGCGGGCCGTACCGGGCGTTTTGCCGAGACGACGGTGAGCGGCACGATGGTCTGCCGGGCCCAGCAGCCGAAGTCGTAGATGTTGAGCGGCACCCACTTCGGGAAGTAGATGAGCTCAGGGGGCAGTTCGGGGAGGTCGTCCCACTTCCACCAGCCGAACAGGGCGAGCCAGATCCGGGTGAAGACCCGGGCCGCGGCGATGCCGCCCCTTTCACGGATCCACGCGGACGCCTTCGCCATGTGCGGATCGTCCGGCGCGTCACCGGCCAGCCGCAGGGCGACGTACGCCTCGATGGTGGTGGAGAGTTCGCCCGGTCCGCCGTAGAAGGAGGCCCAGGTGCCGTCCTCGCGCTGCTCGCCGCGGACGAACAGTGCGGCGGCGTGCGTGGTCTTCTCGTCGTGGATGCCCAGGAACTGACGGAGCAGCAGGTCTTCGGCGTCCATCGTGACGTTGGTCTCGAGGTCGCCCTTCCACCAGCCCTCGGCGTCCTGCGTGGCGAGCAGGAAGTCGGTGGCGCGCTGTATCGCGCGCGCGGCGGCGTCTGGGATATCGGCTGTCCCGGCCGCCGCGGGAATCGATTCTGTCCGGATGTCGCTGGCCGAGGCAGCGCGGGGCGGCAGGGCCCCGGTGCTTCCGTCGGTCGTCGCTGTCATGGCTTCCCCTTCGTGCAGTGGCATGTCTCTGCTGTGGGTCCGCCGTCGGCCGGTGCTCGTTTTCCCGCAGCACCGGCCGGCGACTACGCGAGGTTTATTCGACCGATAGTGATCATCTCTTTCGGACGACGACGAAGTCGGCGAGCTCCACGAACTGGGCCCGTACCCGGTCCGGCATGTGGATCATGTCGAGCGCCTCGATGGCGACGGTGTGCTGCCGGCGCGCCTCCTGGGCGGTCCACTCGCGGCCGCCGGCCTCCTCGATGAGAGCTGCGCGCACGGCGAACTCCTCCTCGGAGAAGTTCTCGAAGTCGCTGCTCCTGGCGTCCTCGGCGAGCAGTTCACCGAGGCGCGCGGAGGCCGGGCCGCCCGCCGCGAGCGCGGCGACGACCGGCAGGGACTTCTTGCGCTGACGCAGGTCGCTCCAGGTCTGCTTGCCGGTGGCCACCGGGTCGCCCCAGATGCCTAGCAGGTCGTCGACGGCCTGGAAGGCGAGGCCGAGGTGGTAGCCGTACTTCTCCAGCGTGTCGGCCGTGCGGTCGTCGGCGCCGCCGAGGACCGCGCCGATGGAACAGGCGCAGGCGAGCAGCGCACCCGTCTTGTTGCCCTCCATCTCCAGGCACTCCTCGACGCTGACACGGTCGCGGTGCTCGTAGGAGATGTCCTGGGCCTGGCCGTCGATCAGCGCGCGCGTGGCGGTGGTCAGGCGGCGCGTGGCACGGCCCGCCTCGACCGTGCCGAGTTCCAGGAGCAGTTCGTTGGCCAGGGCGAACAGGGCGTCGCCGACGAGGATCGCCTGCGCGGGGCCGTGCACCTTCCAGACGGTGTCACGGTGGCGGCGCTGCTCGTCGCCGTCCATCAGGTCGTCGTGCAGGAGTGAGAAGTTGTGCACCAGTTCGACGGCGACCGCGCCCGGCACGCCCACCTCGGGGGCCGCGCCGGCCGCCTCGGCGGACAGGACGGCGAGGGCGGGACGTACGGCCTTGCCGCCGTCGCCGTCGGCGGGGTTGCCCTCGGCGTCGATCCAGCCGAAGTGGTAGGCGGCAACGGTGTCCATAGGAGGTGCCAGGCGGTCGATGGCCGCCCGCAGTACCGGTGTGGCCAGGGTCCGGCCGCGCTCCAGGAGCGCGGTCACGTCCACCGCGTCGGCAGCCTTGGATGCCGGGGGCACAGTGGGCACAGTCTCTCCTCTACTTGCGATACGGGGGGTGCGGGAGCCTGCCGCGCTCTGGTCGAGCGTCACGCCGCCTCCTCGAAGAGCTCGAAGAGGTGGTCGCGGGGCCGGCCCAGGGCGCTCAGCGCGGCGTGGGCCGCGCTCACGCCGCTGCGGACCGCACTCTCCATGGTCGCGGGCCACCCTGTGGCGGTCCACGCGCCGGCCAGGTAGAGGCCGGTTGCCTTGGTGCGGGCGCCGGGCCGCAGCCGTCCGACGCCGGGGGCCGGGGCGAACGTCGCCGTGCGCTCCCGGGTCACGAAGAAGTCCCGTACCTCGGCGCCACGGGTGCCGGGCAGCAGCCGCTCCAGCTCCGGCAGATACCGCTCGCGCAACACCGAGACCGGTTCGTCGATCTCGTCCTGCGCGGCGGACTGGGACAGTGCGAGGTACTGGCCCTGCGAGAGTCCGGACGCCTCGGTCCGGTCGAAGACCCACTGCACCGGGGAGCCGAGCGCGGCGAAGAACGGCCGGGCGAGCACCTTCCGGTCGTACACGACGTGGATGTTGAGGATCGGCGCCGTACCGATGTCGAGCAGCCGCTCGGGGGCGTCGAGCGCGCCGTCGGGCAGCAGGTCGTGGGCCTCGCGCTGCGGCACGGCGAGCACGACCGTGTCGGCGTCGAGCGTCTCGCCGGGAACCTGAACGCTCCAACGCCCGTTCCCGTGTTGGGAGATGGAGGTGACGCGTGTACGGACTTCGGTACGGACGCCCGCGGAGTCGAGCGCCTTGCGGGCCAGCCGGTCGTGCAGTTCGCCCAGCGGGACGCGTGCCCAGCCGATGTCGGCCGCGCCCGGGTCGGAGAGCAGACCGGTCTTGAACACCATCGCGGCGAGCCCGAGCGAAGCGTCGCCGGCCACCGCGTTGAGAGTGGCGACCCCCACGAGGTCCCACAGTGCCTCGACGGCACGCTCCGACTGACCGTGCTCGGCCAGCCAGGTGCCGAAGTTCTGCGCGTCGAGCGCCGGGTCGGCGAGGTCGAGCCCCTTGAGTGCCAGTGCGGCACGACCGACCTTGGCGCGCTCCGAGAGCGACAGATGGGGATATGTGGCGAGGCTGCGCGCCAGATGCAGCGGTACGGGCAGCGCCGTGCGGCCGATTCTGCCGAGTCTGCGTCCCGGTTCGCCCTCCGCGTCGAGGACGGGGACGTCGAGACGGTCCTGCAGCGGCGCGAGTTCGGCTCCGTCGACACGGTCGAGGAACCAGCGGTAGGCGGTGCAGCAGCGCATGTACACGTGCTGGCCGTTGTCCACGGTGAGTCCGTCGCGCTGGAAGGAGAAGGCGAGCCCGCCGAGCCGGGGCCGGCCTTCGAGCAGCGTCACCCGCACTCCCGCGTCGGCGAGCGCGAGCGCCGCGGTCATCCCCGCGAGCCCCCCGCCGACCACCACGGCCGTCGCGGGGCCGCTCGGCGGGTCCGCATCGAGTTCCTCGTCCTGCGTCGTGTCGTTCATCGTGCACCTTCCCCCGCGGCCTCGCCGTGCCGGTGGAACGGGGCACGGCCGGCCGTTGAAGTCAGGGACGCCGTCCCCGGCCGGAGGGTTGCGCACCGTTTCCCGGTACTTGCGTCGTCTTGGTCCGGACTGTCCATCAGGCGCGCCTCCTGACGGTGCGGCGGGAGACGTGCCGGGCGTCGAGCCCGGAGAGGCCCCGCACGGCGACGTACGCCTTCTCGCGTCCGGGCAGCGAGACCCGGCCGCGCAGGACGGCCTCCGGTTCGCGCTCGATGCGGTCGAGGAGGCGGCGGTAGATGCCGGCCATCGCGGCGACACAGGCGCCGCTGCGGCGGTCCAGCATCGGCAGCAGCCGGTAACCCTCCGCGAAAAGCGCGCGGGCCCGACGCACTTCGAAGTGCACGAGGCCCGCGAAGTCGGAGCCCTCCGGTGGATGCGCCCCGTCGAACCCGGCCGAGCAGCCGAACTTCGCGAGGTCGTCCGCGGGCAGGTAGGTCCGTCCGCCCTCGGCGTCCTCCCGAACGTCCCTGAGGATGTTGGTGAGTTGCAGCGCGAGCCCGAGCGTGTCCGCGTACTCCGGCGCCCGCTCGGCTCCGCGCGCCCCCGGTTCCGTACCGAACACTCCGAGCGAGAGCCGGCCGATGGCCCCGGCGACGCAGCGGCAGTAGACCCTCAGGTCGTCCCAGGTCTCGTAGGTCTCGCCGCGGACGTCCATCAGGACTCCGTCGATGAGTTCGTCGAGGCCGTCGAGCGGGACCGGGAAGTGGTCCGCCGTGTGGCGAAGGGCGACGGCGACAGGGTCGGTGTCGTCCTCGTCCACGGAGCGGTCGCGGACGCGGGCGAGCAGCGCCCGGGTCTCCTCGAGCCGCGCGGCCTTGACGTCGGGGGCGAGCGCGCCGTCACCGATGTCGTCCACGCGCCGCGAGAACGCGTACAGCGCCGACATGGCGCGGCGCTTGGGCGTCGGCAGCAGCCGGATGCCGTACGCGAAGTTGCGGGCCTGCTGTCCGGTGACCGCCTCGCAGTAGCCGTAAGCGGCGAGTACCGGTGCGGACATGCGTGGTTCCGACTCCACGGTCCGGATCACCCCTCTCCTCGCAGAGTCACTCCCACCTCGCGCAGCAACTGGATCTTGCCGGGCTTGGGCGGGCCGGGAAGTACGTCGTATTCGGCGGCGGCGATCGCTCGGATCGCCGCCCTTCCTCCCGCGACGAAGCCCGCGAGCAGCAGCCTCAGCCTGCCGTGGACGCTACCCACGAGGGGGGTGCCTTCATTCAGGAGGTGCCGGGCGCGTTCTGCTTCGTATGCAACCAGTGCGCGCACCGATGCGCCTGCCGTTCGTGCGGCGAGATCCGCCTCCTGGACGTGAAAACGCTTCATGTCCTCGGCGGGCAGGTAGACACGGTCGCGGCCGAGGTCCTCGGCGACGTCCTGGAGGTGCTCGACGATCTGCAGCGCCGTACAGACCGCGTCCGAGCGGCGGACCCGTTCGGGAGTCGAGGTCCCCGTGACGGAGAGGACCAGACGGCCCACCGGGTTGGCGGACAGCTCGCAGTAGGCGAGGAGCTCGTCGTAGGTCTCGTACCGCTTGACGAGCTGGTCCTGGCGGTTCGCCGCGATCAGCCCGAGGAAGGGCTCGGGGGTCAGGCCGGCACGGCGGACCGTCGGCTGGAGGCGGCGCAGGAGCGGGTGGCCGGGAGTCGAGTCGAAGACCTTGCGCAGGTCCGCCTCGAAGGCGTCGAGCAGGACGAGCCGGTCCTCGGCCTCTGCCGGGGAGACGCCCAGGAGGCGGGCGTCGGCACCGCCGGGGGCCAGGTCCCCGTCCCCGATGTCGTCGACCAGCCGGGCGAATCCGTAGACGGCCATGAGGTCGTCGCGCCAGGCCCTGGGCAGGAAGAACGGCGCCACGGGAAAGTTCTCGTGAGCGGCCTTGGCGAGGGTGGTGCGCTCCGGGTCGCCGGCGCGCGCCGTCCCGGCCGGCGTCACCGCTGGCTACCCGGACCGGGGACGGCGCACGCACAGCGGAGCTGGAGAGTTTCCGTAGCCATTGCCGTCACATCTCCCGTTCTACACTGCTGACCCAATGGTGACTATTTCGGACACGCCGCCCGGCGGTCCGCGCAGCAGACCCTATGCCGGTTGTCGCGCATTATCGCCCCACTTGCCGCGAATCAGCACCGGTACAGCTTACGTTGTACAACCCGCCATGACCCGTCGGGGTGTCCGGCACATCACAAGAACACACCGATTGGCGTCAAGATTCCTAAGGACGACCGGAGTTGGCCCATTCTTTGCAGACGCAGGGCCCCGTCGGAACGTTCCGACGGGGCCCTGCACTGTCTCGGGCGATCCGGGCTACTTGCCCGTGAACTTCTCGTACTCCTTGATGACCTCGTCGGTCGGGCCGTCCAGGCGCAGCTCGCCGCGCTCCAGCCACAGGACGCGGTCGCAGGTGTCACGGATCGACTTGTTGTTGTGGCTGACGAGGAACACCGTGCCGGCCTCCTTGCGGAGCTCCCGGATGCGGGCCTCGGAACGCTTCTGGAACTTGCGGTCGCCCGTGGCGAGGGCCTCGTCGATCATGAGGACGTCGTGGTCCTTGGCGGCCGCGATGGAGAAGCGCAGACGGGCGGCCATGCCGGAGGAGTAGGTACGCA of the Streptomyces aurantiacus genome contains:
- a CDS encoding DUF6380 family protein; its protein translation is MDSPDQDDASTGKRCATLRPGTASLTSTAGRAPFHRHGEAAGEGAR
- the hpnD gene encoding presqualene diphosphate synthase HpnD, producing the protein MIRTVESEPRMSAPVLAAYGYCEAVTGQQARNFAYGIRLLPTPKRRAMSALYAFSRRVDDIGDGALAPDVKAARLEETRALLARVRDRSVDEDDTDPVAVALRHTADHFPVPLDGLDELIDGVLMDVRGETYETWDDLRVYCRCVAGAIGRLSLGVFGTEPGARGAERAPEYADTLGLALQLTNILRDVREDAEGGRTYLPADDLAKFGCSAGFDGAHPPEGSDFAGLVHFEVRRARALFAEGYRLLPMLDRRSGACVAAMAGIYRRLLDRIEREPEAVLRGRVSLPGREKAYVAVRGLSGLDARHVSRRTVRRRA
- the hpnC gene encoding squalene synthase HpnC, giving the protein MTPAGTARAGDPERTTLAKAAHENFPVAPFFLPRAWRDDLMAVYGFARLVDDIGDGDLAPGGADARLLGVSPAEAEDRLVLLDAFEADLRKVFDSTPGHPLLRRLQPTVRRAGLTPEPFLGLIAANRQDQLVKRYETYDELLAYCELSANPVGRLVLSVTGTSTPERVRRSDAVCTALQIVEHLQDVAEDLGRDRVYLPAEDMKRFHVQEADLAARTAGASVRALVAYEAERARHLLNEGTPLVGSVHGRLRLLLAGFVAGGRAAIRAIAAAEYDVLPGPPKPGKIQLLREVGVTLRGEG